A genomic stretch from Microplitis mediator isolate UGA2020A chromosome 10, iyMicMedi2.1, whole genome shotgun sequence includes:
- the LOC130675575 gene encoding uncharacterized protein LOC130675575 codes for MNPKILFLIFLMILLPENLLTSKFKFKKINLPKVASIGYEAIKIIMSVISSTEESEFQQGVIDSLDNIIEQLKGPDSLIKSEADRIIEKLSVKIDMQHVYELQLVIDDINRKFDQKFVEYFKENNTYHPETINNFVHKVIHDDDFIKVSVILDSIVPTNSLPHLRDKRLFDFLHDYLQSQDTDNNICDLGVSRYQILFDIYTVAVRTIAKGYVMKAYAYKYRQLQLSDSNQWITELYDVKNLYQKSVVDISKAARDVMANEPKVISRCDPQNYIEGVNYKRYQFLSLYITSDHIIKMGIDYYRSGRPYHVRTAAFCDGYSYSCRKMPEIIQACLAPPESGRRYNYIGERGGIFDGNYYYKGHRQNNEACYRDIVLKDDHNTKACFCREPYSMEKGALLNLTAQYTDIANNRVVTGIRFVTKWSITYIEIQDGQLVNGTIDPTTVRWNDEVTRKLEDYEKNNFVMPNDFYWNKNNKYKVNGPHIYDNPYDDDNIIDLGDNSWSFDLDDIILPPGMVVTGVQLSRTDYNHISLKVAGTEMFDIVGDLSPSTEIRWFSADDDFLSRDRINLRNLDVPTLGQNINRESSQPGKNYVKFELTDYIADASQTLIPFMDIQPIVTNPPAPIGGVGIYYKNQNGYGGFISLKLFNIDNSIFMFNEYFMFKLALEGFLQLFNKTS; via the exons atgaatccgaaaattttgtttttgatatttttaatgatattacttcctgaaaatttactaacttcgaaatttaaatttaaaaaaattaacttaccAAAAGTGGCAAGTATAGGTTACGAAgcaatcaaaattataatgtcAGTGATTTCATCAACCGAAGAAAGTGAATTTCAGCAAGGAGTTATCGATTCGCTAGACAATATTATTGAACAACTTAAAGGACCTGATTCACTTATTAAATCTGAAGCTGATCgtattatcgaaaaattatctGTTAAAATTGATATGCAACACGTATATGAACTACAACTAGTTATTGATGatataaatcgaaaatttgatcaaaaatTCGTAGAATAtttcaaagaaaataatactTATCATccagaaactataaataattttgtgcaTAAGGTGATTCATGATGACGATTTCATAAAAGTATCAGTTATACTTGACTCTATTGTACCAACAAATTCTCTACCTCATCTGAGAGATAAACGACTTTTTGACTTCCTGCATGATTATCTACAATCTCAA gaCACAGACAATAATATTTGTGACTTAGGTGTGTCACGATATCAAATACTATTTGACATTTACACTGTTGCGGTAAGAACTATAGCCAAAGGTTACGTGATGAAAGCTTATGCTTATAAGTATCGACAGTTACAACTATCAGattcaa ATCAATGGATAACAGAGTTGTACGAtgtaaaaaatctttatcaaAAGTCAGTAGTTGATATTTCGAAAGCAGCGCGTGATGTTATGGCTAATGAACCTAAAGTGATAAGTCGCTGTGATCCCCAAAATTACATTGAag GTGTGAATTACAAACGGtatcaatttttatcattatatattactTCTGatcatataataaaaatggGAATAGATTATTATCGATCGGGTCGTCCTTATCATGTAAGAACAGCAGCATTTTGTGATGGATATAGTTATAGTTGTCGTAAAATGCCTGAAATAATACAAGCTTGTCTAGCG CCACCAGAAAGTGGAAGACGATATAATTATATCGGTGAGCGAGGAGGGATTTTCGATGGGAACTATTACTACAAAGGTCATCGTCAAAATAATGAAGCATGTTATCGTGATATAGTATTAAAAGATGATCATAACACTAAAGCTTGTTTTTGTCGCGAACCTTACTCAATGGAAAAAGGTGCTCTTTTAAATCTTACAGCACAATACACTGATATAGCTAATAATAg AGTTGTAACTGGAATCCGTTTCGTCACAAAATGGTCAATAACATACATTGAAATTCAAGACGGTCAATTAGTCAATGGCACAATTGATCCGACCACTGTCCGCTGGAACGATGAAGTAACGCGTAAACTTGAAGATTATGAGaagaataattttgtaatGCCTAATGATTTCTATTGGAACAAAAACAATAAGTACAAGGTTAATGGACCTCATATTTATGACAATCCTTATGATGATGATAACATAATTGATCTCGGAGATAATTCGTGGTCTTTTGATTTAGACGATATTATATTACCTCCTGGAATGGTTGTTACTG GAGTTCAGTTAAGTCGAACAGATTACAATCATATTTCATTGAAGGTAGCAGGAACAGAAATGTTTGATATCGTCGGTGACTTGTCCCCATCTACGGAAATTCGATGGTTTTCAGCCGATGATGATTTTCTTTCGag AGATCGAATAAACTTACGTAATCTTGATGTTCCAACGTTGGGCCAAAATATAAATCGAGAATCAAGCCAACctggaaaaaattatgtgaaatttgaattaactGATTATATAGCAGATGCAAGTCAAACATTAATTCCTTTTATGGATATCCAACCAATCGTTACCAATCCTCCTGCACCGATTGGTGGTGTtggtatttattataaaaaccaGAACGGATACGGTGGTTTCATTTCATTAAAACTCTTTAATATTGACAATTccatttttatgtttaacgAATATTTTATGTTCAAATTAGCCTTAGAGGGTTTCCTTCAACTTTTCAATAAAACGAGTTAG